A region from the Halomarina litorea genome encodes:
- a CDS encoding YbhB/YbcL family Raf kinase inhibitor-like protein — MERRAFLAAAGAATASLAGCVDGEETGNNTTTTRTNPTSTVTVSFEVPPLGSNRPVPEQYACTGENVSPEVALVEIGNEAESVAVSLHDADADDALHWSVWGIGTDLPRLPESLPRDPEVRLSEVTPNENFDATVFQGRNYRDEVGYYGPCPPEGERHTYLFTVSALDTTLDLEPGASPDAFREALEGSVVGRASVGTFFER, encoded by the coding sequence ATGGAACGACGGGCCTTCCTCGCCGCCGCCGGGGCGGCGACCGCCTCGCTGGCCGGGTGTGTGGACGGCGAGGAGACGGGGAACAACACCACGACGACGCGCACGAACCCGACGAGTACGGTGACCGTCTCCTTCGAGGTGCCGCCGCTCGGGTCGAACCGCCCCGTCCCGGAGCAGTACGCCTGCACGGGCGAGAACGTCTCCCCGGAGGTGGCACTCGTCGAAATCGGCAACGAGGCCGAGTCGGTGGCGGTCTCGCTCCACGACGCGGACGCGGACGACGCCCTCCACTGGTCGGTGTGGGGCATCGGCACCGACCTGCCGCGCCTGCCCGAGTCGCTCCCCCGTGACCCGGAGGTGCGCCTCTCGGAGGTGACCCCCAACGAGAACTTCGACGCGACAGTGTTCCAGGGCCGGAACTACCGCGACGAGGTGGGCTACTACGGCCCCTGCCCCCCAGAGGGCGAACGGCACACCTATCTGTTCACCGTCTCCGCCCTCGACACGACACTGGACCTCGAACCCGGGGCCTCGCCCGACGCCTTCCGGGAGGCACTGGAGGGGAGCGTCGTCGGGCGGGCGTCCGTCGGAACGTTCTTCGAGCGCTGA